From Pseudomonas sp. stari2:
CCGTCAGCAAACGGCCAAAGACCTGCAAGCGGAAGGGAAACCGCTGATTGAGCACCCGGCGTTCGCCGTGATTGACTTGTTGCTCAACGAATACAAGCGGCCGGGCAAGGCAGCGGGAGGCGGTTTTTACGATTACCCGGCGGGAGGTCAGAAGCATCTGTGGCCCGAACTGAAAACCCGTTTCGAAAAAGCCGACGGGCAGATTTCGCCGAAGGATGTGCGTGATCGGTTGCTGTTCGTGCAGGCCATCGAAACCGTGCGCTGTGTGGAGGAGGGAGTACTGGCGTCGACGGCGGACGCCAACGTCGGCTCGATCTTCGGCATCGGCTTCGCGGCATGGACGGGCGGCGCGTTGCAGTTCATCAATCAATATGGCGTGAAGGACTTTGTCGCGCGGGCGCAGTACCTGGCTGAGCAATACGGCGAACGTTTCGCGCCGCCAGCCTTGTTGCTGGAAAAGGCAGCGAAAGGCGAGTTGTTCTAACGGGTTGGGGACGCATTTCAGGGCTTGCCTTGCCGGGTGGTTTCAAGGCAGGCTCTGGGGTGTGCATTATTCCCATCACGTGTCAGGTATTTTTTATGTCGCTACGCATCTGCATTCTGGAAACCGACATCCTGCGTCCGGAACTGGTCGATCAATATCAGGGTTACGGGCAGATGTTCCAGCGCCTGTTCTCGCAACAACCGATCGCCGCCGAATTCACGGTGTACAACGTGATGCAGGGCGACTATCCGAGTGATGACCTGACGTTCGATGCGTATCTGGTCACGGGCAGCAAAGCCGACTCGTTCGGTACCGACCCGTGGATCCAGACCCTCAAGCAGTACCTGCTGACCCGTTATGAGCGTGGCGACAAACTGCTCGGTGTGTGCTTTGGCCATCAACTGCTGGCGCTGCTGCTGGGCGGCAAGAGCGAGCGCGCGATCCAGGGTTGGGGCGTCGGTACCCACAACTACAAACTCGCGGCCAAGGCGCCGTGGATGAGCCCGGTGCGTGAAGAGCTGACCCTGTTGATCAGTCACCAGGATCAGGTCACGGCGCTGCCGGAGAACGCCACGGTGATTGCTTCCAGCGATTTCTGCCCGTTCGCCGCGTATCACATCAACGATCAGGTGCTTTGCTTCCAGGGGCATCCGGAATTCATTCACGATTACTCGCGGGCGCTGCTGGATTTGCGTCAGGAAGCGTTGGGCGAACAGATCTACAGCAAGGGCGTGGCCAGCCTTGAGAACGATCACCACGGCACCACGGTGGCGGAATGGATGATGCGTTTCGTGGCGCACAAGCCAGACGCGGCTTGAATCCGTAAGCCCCCGCATCCTGCACGGGGGCTTTTTTCCTTACAGCCAGCCTGATTTCTTGAAGCTCGCCCACAGCCCCACGCAACCCACGGTGATAAAGCCCAGCACGGCGAAATAGCCGTAATGCCAGCTCAGCTCCGGCATG
This genomic window contains:
- a CDS encoding amidotransferase, whose protein sequence is MSLRICILETDILRPELVDQYQGYGQMFQRLFSQQPIAAEFTVYNVMQGDYPSDDLTFDAYLVTGSKADSFGTDPWIQTLKQYLLTRYERGDKLLGVCFGHQLLALLLGGKSERAIQGWGVGTHNYKLAAKAPWMSPVREELTLLISHQDQVTALPENATVIASSDFCPFAAYHINDQVLCFQGHPEFIHDYSRALLDLRQEALGEQIYSKGVASLENDHHGTTVAEWMMRFVAHKPDAA